AACTGATGGATGAATTGGATAGTGAATGTGATGTTATTTTTAGCAATGGTGGCGGCTATAAATTAGTAGGAGAGCCTGTTCAGTATAATCACTGTTTATCGATGGATGAATGTCGACGAGTCATCACTATTTTAGAGGAACGTGAAATTTTTTATCATATTCATACAAATGAAGGAATTATTTTAAAAGCAGTTGAAAATTATGAGTCTAATATTTTAGCATTAAGAGAAAAGCTTGAACCAATGGGAGAAACTGGTAAACAAATCATGGATTTCAAAGAAGCTTTTTTCAAAGAGCAGTGTCAGCATGTTGTGAACCCACTTGCCTATTTGGCTGAACATCCTGAATTAAAAGTGATGAAAATAGAATTGATGGAAGCAAGTGACCATGAACATGAAAAATTACGCGATTTATTGAGTAGTGAGGCTACAGAGGTCTTTTCTTCATTTATTCAATGTCTGGAAATCGTTGATCCAAAGAGCAGTAAAGGAAATGCAATCCAAGAATTTATGAAAAAATTTCCAGATGCAAAAAGTTATGGTATCGGTGATGGTGAGAACGATTTACCAATGTTAGATGTTGTTGATATCCCTGTTGCAGTAGGAAATGCCAAAGACATTGTCAAAGAGAAATGTCAGTTGATTGTCGCTGATTGCTTAGAAGGCGGCGTTGGACAATTTATTTTTGAAGAAATCATCAAATAATAATTTTTTTAGACAAAAAAGGTCGTTTATGGAAAAATAAGAGATGGAATCAAATAATCTATTTTCATATTTGGGGGAGTATTGATGAAAGAAATAAAGGAAAATATCGAACATGATTTAGAATATTATCAATCAGGAATCAAACAATTGTATACAAAACATTATCAAAAATATTTGTTTTTCCTACTTGCGATCATGATGATAACGGTTGTTGGGATCGGTTTATCAGAGTCAATAGTTAGATGGTTACTAGTAGTATTATTTTTGAGTGAGTCAGGACTGGTGGTTTATTTATTGCGCTATCTGCGTGCGGAAGCCTTTGAAACGTATTTTCAGCGGATAAAAGCACAATTGCCAAGTGATTTTCAGAAAATGGAGAAGCTAGAAATTCAAGAAGATAATCAATCCTATTATTTTTTAGGAGAGCAAGAGCTGTTTGTGAAGTTGAAAAAGAGAAACACTAGAAACTTTCCATCAAAAATCCGACAATATACGTTATTGGTTGGTTTTACAGATGAAATTGATCGCACAATGCTGGAAGAACCGCTACAATTTTTTTATTATGATATTACGCAAATCAAGCATTCAGCAAATTATAAAAAGGAAATCCTAAAAAATACTAATTTTATTGCCAAGCGGAAAAAAAGAAGAATTAGATCAGCTATTTTAACTATTTTCCTACTTTTGATAGTTGGGACTTTTGTTTATTTTGGTGCGAAAAAATATTTAGATGATGATGGCCGAACGATATATGAAAAGCAAGTTGAAAAAGACTATCACGATAAAATTGATCAGGAAGCTCAAGTCAGGATCACTGAGCTGTCTGTTACAAACGAAGACGAAACGCTGAAAATTCAGCTGCCAAAATACTTCCATGAAGAAGAAGGAACTTTATTTTCAGTAGATGAAATCAAAGGACAATCGAGTAAAACATTTACGAGTAATGCACTTTACGTTTCTATATTCATGAGCGAAATAGCAAGTGCCTCTAGTTTATCTGAGTTTGTAGGTCAAGTGATGGAAGATCAAGGGAAAAGAAATAATCAGAAAAGTGTTGAAAAGTTGCATCCAGATTTGTTTAAAAATGAATATATCTTAACAACTAAAACAAGTGAAAATGGACAATCAGAAACGAACAATTATACGACTTATTTTTTTGAAACAGCTCATAATTATGGATGGATCATATGTGAAATCGATCGTGCATCTGAAGAAACTGAGCTTGATTTGGATCAACAAGTGAATGAAATACTGCACTCGATAGCAGTAGAAACGGATGAAACGGTTATCTAAATAAGTAAGAGGTTGGATCAGAAGGGGTTGCTTCTGATCTCACCGTTTATTCGGATTTAGAGCCTGGGACAAAACTGATTTTTAGTTTTGTCCCAGGCTCTTTTTTATTCAGTAAAATCACAAATCACGACTTATTTTGCAAAGTTTTGGATGATTTGATTTAGCGTTTGTGCAGCAGATTCTCCTGCGCGTTCGTTGTAATAAGAAGCAAATCGTTCATCGCCAACATACATTTGACCAAGCCCCTTGTGCAGCTCAGCTGAGTATGCAGGAGATGTATAGCTTAGCCATTCTTTATGTTTTTGGAAAACTGTTTTGGCTTCTTGAGATTGATAATCTTTGGTTGTCATTACGATTTTTAGGGCTTCAAACATTTCTTTTTCAGCAGTTTCCATTCCATTAAATTCTGTTTCACTTAGGTTTAACCACTTTTGATTGGAACTTTCCACTGTTTCTTCACCATATTTCTTCCGGATTTCTTCGCCGTATGTTTGTTCATTTTCTTGCAGTTTTGTTTGTTTGAACCCTGAAAATTTTTCTTTGTCAGTCATAGTTATTTCTCCTTTTTGATAACGTAACGTTTTTTCTACAGTCAGGATCAGATGATCGATTTGTTGGCGTTTTTCCAATAATTGTTTGTAATGATTCTGTAACGCGTGTTGAGGATCATAACTCGGTGTAGTCAGTAATTTTTGGATGTCTTCTAACTTCATATCTAAAGAACGATAAAAAAGAATTTGCTGCAGCTTATCGATTTCATTTGTCCCGTAAATACGATAGCCAGAAGAATTGATGCGCGCCGGTTTTAATAAATCGATTTCATCATAATAACGCAATGTTCGAGTGCTGATTCCAGATAATTCAGCAATTTTTTTTATTGTGTATTCCATTTGTTTCCCTCCTGTATGAACCTAGCATAAACCTTTACTTAACGAGAAGGTCAAGTGTTTTTTATAGAATAACATATTTTTTAGTGAATGTTTCTTTTTTGATTTACAAAGAGCCGATGAAAGAGTAAAATTTTTATGTAAAGTTATCAAGACAAATTTTAAAAAATAAGGAGTTGAGTCGATGAAATTAATCGAAACACCCATCAACAGAAATCTAGATCTGGAGTATTTTTATCCTAATATCACGAAGTTCGTTTTTGGTGCTAAAGCAATCAAGTTTTTCAAACTCTATGCATTAGACCGTACTCAAATTGTGTATGCGGATGCATTTGATAAGATCGATATAATCATGATCAATACTAAAAAGAAAATTACTAAAAAAGAAGTAGATTATGTGATCAAAAGGCTTTTGAATACGACAAGAGAAGAAGTGACTGTCCATATCGGTGTGAAAAATGAAATGCAGCAAAAAGGCTATTCTTTCAGCGCGCCTAGAAAAGATATTATAGTGATTCAAAAAAACGTTGATCCAGCATAAAAATAGAAAACTAGAAAAAGCAGTTATGTTGCTTTTTCTAGTTTTTTTTATTTTTCAATAGCTGGTTTTACAAGAGAAAATTTCAAACCGCCATGTTCTTTTCTGACT
This sequence is a window from Enterococcus sp. 7F3_DIV0205. Protein-coding genes within it:
- a CDS encoding HAD family hydrolase; the protein is MNVVFCDIDGTFQDIGGAVPQINYDAIYALQKQGDHFVFISGRGYAQLTELMDELDSECDVIFSNGGGYKLVGEPVQYNHCLSMDECRRVITILEEREIFYHIHTNEGIILKAVENYESNILALREKLEPMGETGKQIMDFKEAFFKEQCQHVVNPLAYLAEHPELKVMKIELMEASDHEHEKLRDLLSSEATEVFSSFIQCLEIVDPKSSKGNAIQEFMKKFPDAKSYGIGDGENDLPMLDVVDIPVAVGNAKDIVKEKCQLIVADCLEGGVGQFIFEEIIK
- a CDS encoding MerR family transcriptional regulator: MEYTIKKIAELSGISTRTLRYYDEIDLLKPARINSSGYRIYGTNEIDKLQQILFYRSLDMKLEDIQKLLTTPSYDPQHALQNHYKQLLEKRQQIDHLILTVEKTLRYQKGEITMTDKEKFSGFKQTKLQENEQTYGEEIRKKYGEETVESSNQKWLNLSETEFNGMETAEKEMFEALKIVMTTKDYQSQEAKTVFQKHKEWLSYTSPAYSAELHKGLGQMYVGDERFASYYNERAGESAAQTLNQIIQNFAK
- a CDS encoding DUF1827 family protein; this encodes MKLIETPINRNLDLEYFYPNITKFVFGAKAIKFFKLYALDRTQIVYADAFDKIDIIMINTKKKITKKEVDYVIKRLLNTTREEVTVHIGVKNEMQQKGYSFSAPRKDIIVIQKNVDPA